In Thermus filiformis, the genomic window TGGCGCCTCTACCAGCGGGGGATTGAGGCGGCCTTTCTGCTGGCCACCGGGGAGGGGGCCCTGGCCTGGGCGAAGGAGTTCGGCGTGCCGGTGCCGGGGGACGCGGGGGAGGGGGGAGGGCGTGGCGCGTAGCCTGGCGGCCCTCCTCTTCCTGGCCTGGGCCCTGGCCCAGGGCCTGACCCCCCGGGAGGTCCAGGTCCTGGAGAAGCTCGTGGCGGAGGCCCTCCCCCGGGACCCCGCCTATCTGCGGGCCTTGGCCGACCTCGAGGCCGCCCGCTCCTCCCTGGGCCTCCTGGGAGCCCTCTCCGCCGAGGCGGGGGCCTCCCTGTCCGGCGACTACGGCCAGGTCTCCCCCTCCTACCGCCTCTCGGTGAGCCTGAACCTGGCCGAGCTCTTCCGGGACAAGGGGCCGGCCCTCCGGGCCCTCGAGGCCCAGGCCGAGGACGCCGCCCGGGCGGCCCGCCTGCGGGTGGCCGAGGCCTTCTTCCGCTGGCTCGCCGCGCGGGAGGCGGCCCGGACCGCCGCCGACGGGGTGGAGGCCCGGGAGGCGGAGCTCAAGGCGGTCCAGGCCCGGGCCCGGGTGGGGGGCGCCACCCCCGCCGAGGTCCTGGCCGCCGCCGAGCGCCTCTCCCAGGCCCGCCTGGCCCTCTACCGGGCCAACCTGGACCTGGCCCTGGCCCTCGAGGGTCTGGCCCGGGCCGTAGGCCTGCCCCTGGAGGCCCTGAGAGCCCTTTTAAGGCCCCTGGAGGAGGGAGGGGGTACTCCAGGTGCCCCCCCACCCTCCGGGAGGCCTTAGCGTGGTTTTGGGAGGCTTGTATGGCAAGAGCGGGAGCGCTTCTGGTCCTGGCCCTGGTCCTCTCGGTGTTCCCTTCGGGAAGCAACGCCGGGTGCGACCCCCCCGTGGCCAGGTGGGAGGGGGCGGTGCCCCTCTCCGTCTTCCAGGGCCCCGGCCTGCCCCTGGCCCCCGCCCAGGGGGACCCCGAGCCCCTGGGGGTCCGGGTCTACCTCTACCGGTCGGGCCAGCAGGTCTGGGCCCGGCTTTGGACCGGGGGAGGCCTCCCCGCCTGGGGGAGCCTGGGCCTGGTTTTGGAGGGGGCCCGGGGGGAGAGCCTGGCCGTGGCCACCCAGCCCGTAGAAGAGGGGGCCCGGCCGGCCCCGGTCTCGGTCCGGGCCGAG contains:
- a CDS encoding TolC family protein is translated as MARSLAALLFLAWALAQGLTPREVQVLEKLVAEALPRDPAYLRALADLEAARSSLGLLGALSAEAGASLSGDYGQVSPSYRLSVSLNLAELFRDKGPALRALEAQAEDAARAARLRVAEAFFRWLAAREAARTAADGVEAREAELKAVQARARVGGATPAEVLAAAERLSQARLALYRANLDLALALEGLARAVGLPLEALRALLRPLEEGGGTPGAPPPSGRP